One Chitinophaga sp. H8 DNA window includes the following coding sequences:
- a CDS encoding substrate-binding domain-containing protein has protein sequence MLSRSFIYFICCCLTIAILSPGCRQVDKPRYRIGFSQCTGNDDWRKNMLVEMKRELFYHPDMQLLYKDAADDSKRQISQIQELLAENIDILLVSPNEAIPLAPVITAVYRKGIPVIILDRKAATDSFTAYIGGDNYNIGKLAGEYIAGLLGTKGRVVEVTGLKGSSPTIERSQGLHDALSQHPGLQLTASLEGNWVAGKTQEVAARNKALLQQADVVFAQNDVMAYGMYRYCQANALPHIRFIGVDASPYPDAGIDLVARGILSASLLYPSGGKEAISMAADILSGKKVPRNTLLQTVLIDSSNVKLMRLQIDKIQVQHQEIEQQQSLLQEQRRQYQDQQHLLRIVVTTLCVAFLLGIILIFILRTNRRINRQLKQQRDEIQQQRDQLVEMTAKAQEATEAKFTFFTNLSHEFRTPLTLIQAPLDNLLTSRQLSSPQKQQLELMRRNVIRLMRLVNQLLEFRRIESGKLQLQVSENELSVFVTEIMEAFKAIAIKKHIDFRLINRQPGIKAWFDQRLFDRVLYNLLSNAFKFTSDHGKVHICLEQPEHSQDVLIHIEDDGAGMDETTLAHAFELFYQSRESEHKGTGIGLALTREIISLHHGSIRVESSKNAGTTFTITLPAKNNAFAPEEIQQEQESINIFHQQLNCYVEELEQTIPATSGASTVKEHTHSLLIIEDHPDLNNFLVGYLSEQYETFHATNGDEGLQLAFRHIPDLILCDIMLPGANGIQVLRTLKNDIRTSHIPVILLSANSSEEQRIEGMQHNADAYISKPFNLKYLEQNITSMLNNRARLKDHYIAEPETRVHTIQSDKTERRFINDFTAVVEEHLSNDQFCVEDICQQLSISKMQLYRKVKQLFDCNVNDYILEARVKKARYLLANSRQSVSEIAYACGFSSPAYFSTVFKTRNGQTPKAFREQINKKTGS, from the coding sequence TTGCTTTCCAGATCATTTATATATTTCATATGCTGTTGCCTGACCATTGCCATTCTTTCGCCGGGTTGCCGGCAGGTGGATAAGCCCCGATACCGTATCGGCTTTTCCCAATGCACCGGTAATGACGACTGGCGGAAGAATATGCTGGTAGAAATGAAGCGCGAGCTGTTTTATCATCCGGACATGCAGCTGTTGTACAAGGATGCTGCAGATGACAGTAAACGGCAAATAAGCCAGATCCAGGAACTGCTGGCCGAAAACATAGATATCCTGCTGGTATCCCCCAATGAAGCCATCCCTTTGGCTCCTGTCATAACAGCGGTATATCGTAAAGGAATCCCCGTGATCATACTTGACCGGAAAGCGGCTACAGATTCATTTACCGCCTATATAGGAGGGGATAATTATAACATAGGCAAACTGGCAGGGGAATATATTGCAGGCCTCCTTGGTACCAAAGGCCGTGTGGTGGAAGTGACCGGTCTGAAAGGCTCCTCTCCCACAATAGAAAGAAGCCAGGGACTACATGATGCGCTCAGCCAGCACCCCGGACTACAACTTACTGCCAGCCTCGAAGGGAACTGGGTAGCCGGTAAAACACAGGAAGTGGCTGCCCGTAACAAGGCCCTCCTGCAACAGGCCGATGTCGTATTTGCCCAGAACGATGTAATGGCGTATGGTATGTACCGTTACTGTCAGGCAAATGCACTTCCTCATATCCGCTTCATTGGCGTAGATGCCAGCCCGTACCCCGACGCAGGCATTGACCTGGTTGCCCGGGGGATACTCAGTGCATCATTACTATATCCCAGCGGAGGCAAGGAAGCCATCAGCATGGCGGCAGATATCCTGTCAGGCAAAAAAGTACCCCGCAATACCCTGTTGCAAACAGTGCTGATAGATAGCAGCAATGTAAAACTGATGCGCCTGCAGATAGATAAGATACAAGTGCAGCACCAGGAAATTGAACAACAACAGTCACTGCTCCAGGAGCAACGCAGGCAGTACCAGGATCAACAACACCTCCTGCGCATTGTAGTCACCACGCTTTGTGTTGCATTCCTGCTAGGTATTATATTGATCTTCATACTACGCACCAACCGCCGTATTAACCGCCAACTGAAACAGCAACGCGACGAAATACAACAACAACGTGACCAACTCGTGGAAATGACGGCCAAAGCACAGGAAGCTACTGAAGCCAAATTCACTTTCTTTACCAACCTTTCTCATGAATTCCGTACCCCGCTAACACTTATTCAGGCTCCGCTCGACAATCTCCTGACCAGCAGACAACTATCATCTCCGCAAAAACAACAGCTGGAACTGATGCGCAGAAACGTGATACGGCTTATGCGGCTGGTAAACCAACTGCTGGAATTCCGGCGTATAGAAAGCGGTAAACTACAACTGCAAGTATCCGAAAACGAACTGTCTGTTTTCGTGACCGAGATCATGGAGGCCTTTAAAGCCATAGCCATTAAGAAACATATCGATTTCCGGCTTATCAACCGGCAGCCAGGTATTAAAGCATGGTTCGACCAGCGTTTATTTGACAGGGTATTATACAACCTCCTATCCAATGCCTTCAAATTCACCAGCGATCACGGCAAAGTGCACATCTGTCTTGAACAACCGGAACATAGTCAGGATGTTTTGATACACATTGAAGACGATGGGGCAGGCATGGACGAAACAACCCTGGCGCACGCCTTTGAACTATTCTACCAAAGCCGGGAAAGTGAACATAAAGGCACCGGTATCGGACTCGCACTCACCCGCGAAATTATTTCCCTGCATCATGGCAGTATCCGCGTGGAAAGCAGCAAAAATGCCGGTACCACCTTCACCATTACCTTACCCGCGAAAAACAATGCCTTTGCACCGGAAGAAATACAGCAGGAGCAGGAAAGTATAAACATTTTCCATCAGCAACTGAATTGTTATGTGGAAGAACTGGAGCAAACGATCCCTGCCACTTCCGGTGCAAGTACCGTAAAAGAACATACCCATTCATTGCTGATTATAGAAGACCATCCCGATCTCAACAACTTCCTGGTGGGTTACCTCAGCGAACAATACGAAACATTTCATGCCACCAATGGCGACGAGGGCCTGCAACTGGCCTTCCGGCATATACCAGACCTGATCCTTTGCGATATCATGCTGCCCGGCGCCAATGGTATACAGGTACTCCGCACCCTTAAAAATGATATCCGTACCTCCCACATTCCTGTGATACTTCTCAGTGCCAACAGCAGTGAGGAACAACGCATAGAAGGCATGCAACACAATGCAGACGCTTATATCAGCAAACCATTTAATCTCAAATACCTAGAACAAAATATTACGAGTATGCTCAATAACCGGGCAAGACTCAAAGATCATTATATCGCAGAGCCGGAAACACGGGTGCATACCATACAGTCCGATAAAACAGAACGCCGGTTCATAAACGATTTTACTGCCGTGGTGGAAGAACATCTCAGCAATGACCAGTTCTGCGTGGAAGATATCTGTCAGCAACTTTCT
- a CDS encoding glycoside hydrolase family 32 protein, producing the protein MRKQLFQLTIAALMPMLLQAQEQPVPTPQWRPVYHFTAEKNWLNDPNGLIYLNGVYHMYYQHNPFENKWGHMSWGHATSRDLLHWQHLPVAIPEIETKDTTTMIFSGSAVWDEHNTSGFGKHGKGAIVAIYTGHQPKQGKESQFIAYSNDGGLTYTNYTGNPVVDINKGDFRDPSVIWLEDQRKWLMTVAEPGAHKILFYSSANLKEWELLSEFSNQGDTRKIWECPSLTPMYVDGDPAKKKWVLMISSGNPDAQQGLQYFTGDFDGRRFINDNPAESKLFIDYGKTFYAAIPFNHLPGNKQTMIGWLVPFETPTHPWRGQMSIPRDMLLKHTPQGVRLYQQPAAVITSSLVKLPAAKRLSKKQFTVTGGLTLNNTKRFHSNAYWLDATFATGGADEFGFRIAQQKNGDKVVAETVIGYNAQRQELYITQIKDGNVTGNTEKMAVSPEDGKVRLQVLFDKSSLEVFVNGGEKVLTTLLFPAENATGLTLFAKGAVQVDTLKGWDLGK; encoded by the coding sequence ATGAGAAAGCAACTTTTCCAACTGACGATAGCGGCGCTTATGCCCATGTTGCTGCAAGCACAGGAACAGCCGGTACCTACACCGCAGTGGAGGCCCGTGTATCATTTTACAGCAGAAAAAAACTGGCTCAATGATCCTAATGGGCTTATCTACCTGAACGGTGTATACCATATGTATTACCAGCATAATCCTTTTGAGAACAAATGGGGGCACATGAGCTGGGGCCATGCTACCAGCAGGGATCTGTTGCATTGGCAGCATCTTCCGGTTGCCATCCCGGAAATAGAAACAAAGGATACTACCACTATGATATTCTCCGGCTCGGCTGTTTGGGATGAGCATAACACCAGCGGGTTCGGGAAACATGGTAAAGGTGCTATCGTTGCTATTTATACCGGGCATCAACCCAAGCAAGGGAAGGAATCGCAGTTTATAGCCTATAGTAATGACGGAGGGCTCACCTATACTAATTACACGGGTAATCCGGTAGTAGATATCAATAAGGGCGACTTCCGCGATCCTAGTGTGATATGGCTGGAGGACCAGCGTAAATGGCTGATGACAGTAGCGGAGCCTGGGGCACATAAAATATTGTTCTACAGCTCTGCTAATCTGAAAGAATGGGAATTGCTCAGTGAATTCAGTAATCAGGGAGATACCCGCAAAATATGGGAATGCCCTTCACTTACACCTATGTATGTTGACGGAGACCCTGCCAAAAAGAAATGGGTGCTGATGATTTCATCCGGCAATCCGGATGCACAGCAGGGGCTGCAATATTTTACAGGTGATTTTGACGGCCGCCGTTTTATCAATGATAATCCTGCGGAAAGCAAGCTGTTTATAGATTATGGCAAAACATTCTATGCTGCGATTCCTTTTAACCATCTGCCTGGGAATAAGCAGACAATGATAGGATGGCTGGTACCTTTTGAAACACCTACACATCCCTGGCGGGGGCAAATGTCCATTCCCCGGGATATGTTGCTGAAGCATACTCCGCAAGGTGTACGCCTGTACCAGCAACCTGCTGCTGTGATTACCTCCTCACTGGTAAAGCTGCCGGCTGCGAAGCGGCTATCTAAAAAACAGTTCACCGTCACTGGTGGGTTGACACTGAATAATACGAAGCGCTTCCATTCTAATGCTTATTGGCTGGATGCTACTTTTGCTACCGGAGGTGCAGATGAATTTGGTTTCCGCATTGCACAGCAAAAAAATGGTGATAAGGTGGTGGCTGAAACGGTGATAGGATATAATGCGCAGCGCCAGGAATTATACATTACCCAAATAAAGGACGGTAACGTAACCGGGAATACGGAGAAAATGGCCGTATCGCCGGAAGATGGTAAGGTAAGATTACAGGTACTGTTTGATAAATCATCCCTTGAAGTGTTTGTAAATGGGGGAGAGAAAGTCCTGACCACGCTGCTGTTTCCTGCCGAAAATGCTACCGGCCTGACGCTGTTTGCCAAAGGAGCAGTACAGGTAGATACGCTGAAAGGATGGGATCTGGGTAAGTAA
- a CDS encoding sugar porter family MFS transporter — MHHRIIFFWAFVVALGGFLFGFDTAVISGAEQFIQQYWHLTPMEHGLTVSIALIGTVFGALGGSIPSDRLGRKATLILVALVFLLSAAGTALATNWYFFLLCRFVGGLGVGASSVTAPVYISEVAPAKYRGRMVALFQFNVVFGILVSYLSNYLIGLSGEGAWRLMLGIQAVPSVLFLVLLRWVPESPRWLLLQGKREAEAVATLKVMNPLGYADDIAVIRQAQLNAVAGQQSDSRTSGERLFTAKYRTPVMLAVLFALFNQVSGINAIIYYAPRIFEMAGLAAGASLLSTVGIGVVNFLSTLVAIRFIDRIGRRRLMLIGTLGLIVTLGLVAYSFYQHTSGMLVVVSLLVYIAFFAFSQGAVIWVFIAEIFPNQVRAKGQTLGSFTHWIMAAVIAFTFPYLAAGIGGGHIFSFFCLMMVIQLLFVLRWMPETKGKTLEEIEVGMMMH, encoded by the coding sequence ATGCATCACAGGATCATTTTTTTCTGGGCTTTTGTAGTAGCATTGGGCGGTTTTCTTTTTGGGTTTGATACCGCAGTTATCTCCGGAGCGGAACAATTTATACAACAATATTGGCATTTAACACCGATGGAGCATGGTTTAACTGTATCCATAGCTTTAATAGGAACCGTCTTTGGAGCACTGGGAGGCAGTATCCCATCAGACAGGCTGGGGCGAAAAGCCACCCTGATACTGGTAGCGTTGGTATTTTTATTGTCGGCTGCAGGTACAGCGTTGGCCACTAACTGGTATTTTTTCCTGTTATGCCGTTTTGTGGGTGGGCTGGGGGTAGGAGCCTCTTCTGTAACAGCCCCGGTATACATCTCCGAAGTAGCCCCGGCGAAGTACCGGGGGCGTATGGTAGCCCTTTTTCAGTTTAATGTGGTATTCGGCATCCTTGTATCCTATTTATCGAACTACCTGATAGGCCTGAGTGGAGAAGGTGCCTGGCGGCTCATGTTGGGCATACAAGCGGTACCGTCTGTGCTGTTTCTGGTGTTGTTGCGTTGGGTGCCAGAAAGTCCGCGCTGGCTTTTGCTGCAGGGCAAAAGAGAAGCGGAGGCTGTGGCTACCTTGAAAGTGATGAATCCGCTGGGTTATGCAGATGATATAGCAGTGATCCGGCAGGCACAGTTGAATGCTGTTGCGGGACAGCAATCTGACAGCCGTACATCCGGAGAAAGGTTGTTTACCGCCAAGTACCGTACCCCTGTAATGCTGGCGGTATTGTTTGCGCTGTTTAACCAGGTATCCGGCATTAATGCCATTATATATTATGCTCCCCGTATTTTTGAAATGGCTGGCCTGGCGGCGGGTGCCTCCCTGTTGTCTACCGTAGGTATTGGTGTGGTGAATTTCCTTTCTACGTTGGTGGCCATACGTTTCATTGACCGGATTGGGCGCCGGCGGCTCATGCTTATTGGTACCCTGGGCTTGATTGTTACGCTGGGCCTGGTCGCTTATTCCTTTTATCAACATACCAGCGGTATGCTCGTGGTGGTGAGCTTGCTGGTGTACATTGCTTTCTTTGCTTTTTCGCAGGGTGCTGTGATCTGGGTATTTATAGCAGAAATATTTCCTAATCAGGTGAGGGCTAAGGGGCAAACACTGGGCAGCTTCACACATTGGATCATGGCCGCTGTTATCGCTTTTACCTTTCCTTACCTGGCCGCCGGTATCGGTGGGGGGCATATATTCAGTTTCTTTTGTTTGATGATGGTGATACAGCTGCTGTTCGTATTGCGATGGATGCCGGAAACAAAAGGAAAAACTTTGGAAGAAATAGAGGTGGGCATGATGATGCATTAA